Within the Ferrimicrobium sp. genome, the region GGCGAGTGCAAAGAAGTCCTCAAGGAAACCCAACCAGCTATCGTGACCAATGAGGGGGATTGCAAAACGGCGGTCAAAGAGCAGACCAATCGCTTCGATGATGGTGGCGAGGAGAGTGGTAAAACCCCAGAAGGTGAAGAAGTGGGCGATACCGGGGACGGTTTTCGTCAGCAGCTTGCGCTGGCCGAGCACCTCAACAGCTTCCGCCTTGACTCCTTGCTCGGCGGTCGTGCGCCCACGCTCGACCTTTTTCCCGGCGCGGACCACTCCAAAGAGGTACAGTCCACGCCGTGCAACCAGTGCAAGCGAGACCACGATGATCACTAGGCCGACGATGAGACGGTCGTCCATTCTTCCTCCTCTAGTTGCCGTAGCGGCACCGTTACCAAGCTGATCACTATATTACCCGTCGGTAACATCAATCACAAGCCTGCACTATAGGTCGAGCTGATATCGGCTTGGCGTGGGGCCATCCTGACCTTGGTACTTACTCGCCAAACCATCCGATCCATAAGGATTATCGGCCGGAGTCGTCATCTCTAGGAACGAGATCTGCCCGATCTTCATACCTGGGTAGATTTTGATGGGTAGGTTGGCTACATTCGAGAGCTCTAGCGTGATGGTGCCCGAGAAGCCTGGATCGATGAAGCCAGCGGTCGAGTGGATAAGGAGCCCAAGTCGTCCGAGTGATGACTTGCCCTCCAGTCGACCGACGAGGTCGGGCCCAATGGAGACTCGCTCAACCGTCGCGCCCAAGACGAATTCATTTGGATGGAGCATCAAGGCTCCATCCTGATCGACCTCGAGCAGCTCTGTCAGATCGTCGAGGGGTTCACGGACATCGATGAGGCCTTTCGAATAGTTTCGAAAGACCCGGAATTTGTTTCCAATTCGTAGATCGACGGAGGAAGGTTGGATGGCGTTCTCTGCCAGAGGGTCAATAAGAACCCGCTCGGTCTCAAGAGCTGCGATGATGGATCGATCGGACAAAATCATACTCCAATTACACTAACCCTTAGCGATTGACCCTACCGACGTCCATTTGGGGGTAGTTTGGGGAATTCGCAAAATTGCGGGCGTAGTTCAGCGGCAGAACATCAGCTTCCCAAGCTGAGAACGCGGGTTCGATTCCCGTCGCCCGCTCCAGACAACAGGACTGTTCAGTGGTTGTTTTAGACGCCAAGCCAATTCATATCGCTTCTGAAGGCTATCCTCAGACCACATTTGGACCACATTGCATACGTTTTTACGGACAGAGTAGGGACAGCAGAGCCGCGGGCTCGGCATCAGATGCGAACTGCCAAACCTTGTCGAAAACTCGATTCGGATAGCTGGTCAGGCCAACTATCCGATTCAATCGGTGGTTCAGTTTACTTCTGTTGGTCGGATGGTGGGCTGCTACGCCCAATGTGCACAACCTCCGTAGATTCGACAAGGCTCGACAGTGCAGCTGCTGTCGCCCTATCTCTGTCCTCAGCAGCGTGTTGGTATATCAGAGCCGCCCTGGGCGAAGCATGTCCCATTCGAGCCATCAGTTCTCTCGTGCTCGCACCAGTTGCCCCAGCCCAGGTGTTCCCTGAATGACGGAGGCCATGGAGGTGTAGGTCGCTCCTACCGATGCTTCGACGCGCTTGATCCCAGAACTTCTGCAGAACATGGACACGTAGTGGACCACCTTGGACCCCTGTGAGTAGTAATGCATCTGGTTCCGGCGAGACATAGCAATCCAAATGCTTTACGAGCGCAAGTGTGATGTGAGGTGGCACTGCAACTGTCCGGAGTCCAGCCTGTGACTTTGGCGGTCCGACAACTGTCGACCCATCTCAGAGCTGTTGACGAGTGGTTTCAACGCGGACGGTCCCGTGCTTTAGGTCAACGTCTTTGCGTCGGAGTCCGAAAAGCTCGCCGCGACGTAGTCCGCACCAGGCCGCCAAGAGCACTAGCGCCATCAACCGCACTGGCATCGCCTGAGTCAAGGCGTCAACCTCTGCAATCGTAGCTGTCGGGCGTTCCGCAGCCCGCTCCACTCCTGCTTGGAAACACTTGCCTGGACGCTGAAGGCCTGGTGTGCCTTGCTCGCACCTATCTCACCTCGCTGGGCCAACAAGCACAATATGGAGCGTCAGCTTCTGTTGGGGATTGAGTTTTGGACTTCCTCACCAAATGGGACACTGAACTCCGCTTACCTATGCAGCCTGTAGCGTAGCGGCTTGTTCGAACGCCAAACGGCAATACATAATCGATGCCTGAGAAAGCCTCTTCCGGTTGTACCACTCAGTTTCTGATCAACGATCGGAGAACGTGGGCCCTCTCAGGTGCTACAAGTCGGTTTGGCAGACGAGCGCTGTTTTGAGTGACGCCCACAACGATTGGCGCCATTTGCGTTGTCATAACTTCTCCCCAGCGTTCGGCATCGATTGGGGCATTTCCGAGAGCTTTAGGATCTCTCGGAAGTCGTCACTGGTGTATTGTGACCCGAGGCTGGAATGGGAAATAGTCGTCGGCAACAGTGCTCCGCCCCGAACGGCTTGTGCCCGGTTCAAGGCATCAAGGAACAATGGAGTGTCCATCGTGTCGCTCATCTTGCAACCAAGCATCCTCTTCGAACACGCATCCATAACGGTGACCAGAGAGCCAGCCCTCCCTCAGTTCGCATGAAAGGGTGCCGATGTAGGTCACATCGCTAACGACATGAGCTTGTCAATCGCATCAACGGGGAACTTGCTCTTCAGAAAGATCATCACTCTTCTTGGCATGACGATCAGGCCTCGTCTCCGATGGTCTTGGCGCGTCCCACTTGCTCCCTCAGATGCCGAGCTCATCCATCAGGCGACCTACGGTGGCAACCGAGACCTCGACGCCACGGGCCCGAGAGCTCGCGTGTGAGCCCCATAGATGCTCCGGTTGACCCGAAAGGCCTCCAGGACGTGCTTGCTTCGCACGCTTCACGGGCCATACACGCCGTCTCGTAGACCTTGCGCCCTTCGGCGTTCCAGCGGTAATGCGCTGACCATGAGACGCATAAGACTCGACAAAGGATAGCTACTGGAAATTCGGCCGCACTCGTATCGATGAAGCAGATAGATCAGTTCTGCGTCAGTCTCCTTGACTCGGGAAGGTCCGAAAATCGTTGGAAGATTTCGCGTCCCACTCTGAGCTGCTCGTTGTCTTTACTAATCCTACGGTTCTCTGCAGCAAGATCCGGGGTCACCCCCCCCACATCTCGCCGTTCCTTGCGAGCCTTGTCAACCTAGTTCGAGAGGGTTGCCTTCGAGATGCCAAGATCCTCGGCTACCTGCTGGACCGACAAGTTCCCGCTCTCGGAAAGTCTGACCACACCTTTTTGCATTCGTCGTCAAAATTATCGACGAGTCTTCTCTTTCCTAGTTTTGGAGTTCTTGGCGTTTCTCCCATACCTCTATTCTCCTCGTTCTGAGGGAGAACCGTGTCCCGTATCGTGAGTAGTTTCAGGATCGTGTCACAGAAAGTGTTCTCTTTGAGTGGTAGTTTCGGATGCTTTGTTAATCCTATTTTACCAGGTCAGGGGGCACTTTCTTCAGTTTTGGGAGGACCAATTCTAGAAGTCGGTCGGTACTTCTAGGCTTAAATAGTAGATTCGTGTCAAATGGATGTACCCCCTGTCGGTATGCGGTGGATATGTAGATCGCCGGATGCGCGTGCGATGCAACTGTGGGACATGCACGCTGGACCGAATTCTAGCTTGACGCGGTGGCCGCAAGCGTCGGAATGGGTACAACGAGGGTCATAAAAACTCACGCCAATTCCAACTCCACATGAACCTGCCGACCGCTAGCCGTGGCAATGTTTACTAACGCATCAAGGGAGAAACGCGATACTCGACCACGGAGAAGATCGTTCATCCTCGGTTGAGTAACGCCACAGTGTTTGGCCGCTTCTGCTTGTGTCCATCCACTTTCTTCCACGATGGCTGCAATTTTTTGCATGAGTTCTGCTCGTGCACGTAGATTTGCCGCTTGCTCTGGCGTATCCGCAATCGCATCCCACACGCTTTCGTAGTTATCGGTCTTTGTCATTTTTATCTCCCATCAGTTCATTGAACCGTCTCTTGGCTACATCTATGTCTCGCATAGATGTAGCTTGTGTCTTTTTAGCAAAAACGTGAAGAACTACCACCCTGTCAATGAGGCGAGCTGTGTAGATTACCCGATACGCGCCGGTGTCATCACGCACTCTGATTTCTTCGACACCCTTGCCAACTGAAGGCATCGGTTTGAAATCGTCGGGCTGCTCTCCATGTTGCACCTTGTCTATCTGATAGCCAGCATCCATCCGGACATCTTCTGGAAAGTCTCGTAGACGCTTCAGCGAGTCACCAAGAAACTGTACGGCTTCACTTTTCAAGTATATCAGTATGGATATACTTCGCCGGCAGGTCCACCTGTCTCGAGTTCGTGTTCCACCTTCTCGTTGCCGTCAGACCTGTTCGGTGCATAAATAGATGACATGCCAACTCTTCGGATTTAACGGTCAATTTTGGTTGACGGGTGAGCTAAGCCTGGAATCGGTTCGAGAGTGGTACAAGGGCTCTGCCAGAATGGGATTACGAAAATCCTAGCCCCGGAGAGCCTGCGAGGAAGAACCTCATGCTCAAATAGCGTAGATCTTCACTTGGCGACTGCGACGTCACTTTGATCGGTATTGACGATCCAACAGCTATCCCGACTTGGATTCTGCTGCGTTTTCACGTAGAGTGTCGCGCCGCACTGCATGAGAAGGGTGAACCCGCACCCGGGACGAGCCCGGGTAAACGCAACCAGGTGATCAGGAATACCTGGCATTCGAAGAAGTCCTGATGTCGCCAGCTCTTCTCTATCGTGTCGTGCGCTAGACAGGCCGACTTGCAATATCCCTCGATGGGGCATGCGAAGCGCGATCCGCGTGGAAAGTCGCGACCGATCTGGAGCATTCCAACTTCTCTGGCAAAATCTACCGAGGTCACCTGCCACGGCGGTGCGAGTCCCAACGCTGGTCCAAACATCGAAACCTGGATTGTCTCATTCATCTCCTTCTTGACCACTCGAGCCACAGTGCCAGAACCAGGTCATAATGTCATAAATTATCGGGGCTATCCACATGATCTAGCGAGGAGCCCGACATCACACCGGAGCCGCTCACAAACGAATCCGAGGTCGCATCTGTGGATTCGGATTGCCAGACGTAAGAGCCGTATTCTCAATAGCTTGTCAGCTATCTGTTGGATCGATGCACTGATCATAGACCGGGACTTGCCATGGGGAAAGCAAAGCCTTCCATGGTAGCCGCCTAAATCAGACCACAAAATAGTGGCTTGCAACGAATACTAGTGGACTATCCATTCCCTGCCTCACCAGGATATCTCCTGAAAACATGCCGGTCGGAGGTGTACGTAAATTGTGCCCATATCAGCGCCCTGAGCTGAGAACGCTGGTTCGATTCCCGTCGCCCGCTCTCCGGGCCGCGTCGCTTTTCGTTGCATACTGCTCTGAAAATTCGTAACTGTTGCGAACTGAGCCTGCTCTTGCCGATCCCATGCGATGCTTCATTCGCCGCCTCTAGCCTGCCGGGTCAGTGTCGTGGGGATCGAGGATTGGCAATTCTTCCCCTATGCAGGAGTTCATGATGGTGGGAGCGGACGCGGTGGTGGATAGCCGAGGAGTTCCTGCGTCCAGGTTTGTGCGTTCCAGCTTCCTGGTGGCCTGACGCGATGGACTCGACCCTCCTTATGAAAGAGTACTTCGAAGTCATCGCCGAGGGCTTCTTGGACACGAAGAGCTAACTCCTGCCCCTGGTCCTCGAGTTCAGAGGCAGATTTTGCCGTGTCGAGATCGCCCATCAATTCGTCCATCACCTCGTCGTTCCATCGATGCAGTTGTTCGCGGAGCTCGTCCGGGAGTGGTAGAGGGTTTGATGTAGGTACCTGGTCGTGGCGCGGAGGTTCCCCGCTCCAGTAGCCGGGAGGAGCTGGAGCAATCATCTCTTCGGCGGTGAGGCACCACCAGATGCCTACCGCTCCCCAATCGGCTTCGATGATTACTCGCCTTGGTTTGCTCGACATAGAGCGAAGCCTAGCAGACGCAGCGATGACGACAATGTCTAGGCGAGTCCATGCTGCACTCGTCGCTGTCGCTGCGTAGCTGGATGGGTGCGAACCCGGGCCACCTTCGACCTCGTTCGCTTTGAAGCAAGGACGGAGGGCTGCAATTTCTCTAGTTATTAAGGAGCGTCATGATCAGGTCCTTGACGTCATCCGGGGACGCGTGTTCCCAACAGCCAGACTCGAAGGAGAGCATCACCGGAGAGATGCCGACACCTGGCAGAGCAGGTATCCAAATCGTCGATGGTCAGCCCACCATGGGATCGGCGAGCTTCTCGTACTAGAGGGTATGTTTGAATCGCCAGCTTTCAGATCAAGCCCTGAACCGAACGTATGGGAGTCGTATCCGAGCACCTATTACGTGGCAAGATCTAGGGCGGAGGCGTGGCGTCTTGGTGCTTCCGTGAACGACGTGCGAGCTCAATGGAATGACTCGCTACGGTGTGGCGAGGCTGCGGCAGGAGGAGGACCACGGTAACTGTTGCACCGGTGTGTGCATCTCGCGGTTCGACTAGTGATCAGCGAACTCGGGTTAGTTGCATCTGGACTATCCGCAGGACACATCTGCGACTTCTGGCATCTGGAAGAACGGGTCTTTGCACTGATACTTCGCTGTCGCCACGTCTGAGTTCTTGAGGCTCGTACTGACGCTACACGGCTTCGCTTTCTGTTCGCGTACCAATCATTGACCGCCCCATTGCAGTTTTGTGCGCCGACCGATCTATGCTCCTGGGTGTGGGCTAATATGATTAGCCATATCGCTAATAGACATCGCCATTGGAATCAGCTAGGTTTTAAGGGGAAAGCATGACAGATGAGTTCATGATCGCGAACAGAACTATTGTCTATGAAGAGAGCGGCGAGGGACCTCTTGTCCTACTTGCACACGGGATTGGGGATAGCAGACACTCGTACCGCTTTATTGCGCCAGCTCTAACGGCCGCCGGCTATCGTGTGGTGAACATCGACCTCCGTGGCTGTGGCGACTCGAGCCTTGGTTGGGGTAGCTACAGCCGCTCGGCTATCGCTTCCGACCTGGTTTCCCTCGTTCGCCACCTCGGCGGTCCCGCGGTGATTATCGGACATTCCATCAGTGGTGGCGCGGCAACCATTAGTGCCGCGACGGCCCCTGATGTGATTGCTGGCCTCATTGAGCTGGCGCCGTTTACTCGGGTGCAGTCATTGCCTCTCAGAGCTCTCGCACAGGCAAGACGGTACCGGAGGGGGACTATCTACTTAGTCAAAACCATTGCGATGGGGAGCTTAACGAGCTGGAGGAGGTACCTCGAACTGGCCTACCCAACCAAGCCCCACGATTGGGAGTACGAATTAGCTCGAATCGAAGCCAAGCTGAGTGAGCCGGGCCGCATGCGGGTACTGCGGGCGATGGGCAGGTCGAATCCTAGCGATGCTGGGGAGCAGCTGGCACGGGTGCGCTGTCCTGTACTCGTGATCGAGGGCAGCGCTGACCCCGATTGGAGTGATCCAGGCGTTGAGGGCAAGCGAATCATTGATGCACTGCCCGATGGCATCGGTGAGCTTGTGGTTTTGGAAGGGAGGGGTCACTATCTACACGCAGAGGCTCCCGATCAAGTCCTTCAGTTGGCCTTGCCCTTTCTGGCCAGGGTGTTATCCCGTGCCTAGAGCGAGACTTGGATCAGCCGCGGTTACTGAGGCAGGCGCCAGTTTGGCCGATGAGATCGGAGTCGGGCAGCTCAGCATGGGGCTCGTGGCAGAGCGTGTTGGAGTGAAGACTCCATCGCTCTACAAACACGTTGGCGGTCTCGCTGATCTGACGTACCGGATCGCCGTTCTTGCAATGGGCGAGCTTGGTGACTGCGTGCGCGATGCAGCCCAAGGCAGAGCTGGAACAGACGCACTGATCGCTGTTGCGCGCGCCATGCGCATGTACGTCAAGGAACATCCGGGCCGCTATCGGGCCACCAACATCGTGACGCCAGGCGGACCAGAAGACCCCTTTGTCGTGGCAAGTGACCGGTTGTTGCGTTCATTGGCGGCCGTTTTGCACGGATACCGAATCAGTCCTGCCGAGGAGATTCATGCACTTCGCATGTTGCGAAGCATGTTGCATGGATTTGTAACCTTGGAGCTTGAGGACGGCTTCCGACTCGGAGTCGACGCAAGCGAGAGTTTTGACTGGATGATCAACACGATTGATCACGCGTTACGGTTCACATATGATCGCGATGGTAGACCGTCTCGATTGAAGTAAATGAAACGTATGTCCCCGATAGTTGTTCGTAACAATCAGTGAAAGCCTTACAAGGTGCTGGGATAACCCAGCTATGAAGCATCCCTCGTGATGGGATCAACAACAAGGAGGGCAGCGGATTTGGCGTCGAGGGTGACGGAGTGCCCTAGGTGGTCTATGGTGAGTGTGCGTGCATCCTGACGATGAACGCAGAGCTCACTTCCCGGGAAAATCTGGTTGTCGACGAGGGTTGCCATGAGGACCTCGTCCTCCTCTAACTCCTCGGTGATGCGTTGGAGCTTGAGTGGCACCCCGATGTCGGCTTCGTTGAGGCGGATGCCAGGCGCCGAGATGGTGAGGCTAGTGCCTGTTCCGTAGGGAATCGGGTTGCCATGGGGACAACGAAGAGGGTTGCCGAGCAGCGTCGTGATCAGGGTTTCAACCTCATCGGAAATGGCGTGC harbors:
- the dcd gene encoding dCTP deaminase: MILSDRSIIAALETERVLIDPLAENAIQPSSVDLRIGNKFRVFRNYSKGLIDVREPLDDLTELLEVDQDGALMLHPNEFVLGATVERVSIGPDLVGRLEGKSSLGRLGLLIHSTAGFIDPGFSGTITLELSNVANLPIKIYPGMKIGQISFLEMTTPADNPYGSDGLASKYQGQDGPTPSRYQLDL
- a CDS encoding DDE-type integrase/transposase/recombinase — translated: MDACSKRMLGCKMSDTMDTPLFLDALNRAQAVRGGALLPTTISHSSLGSQYTSDDFREILKLSEMPQSMPNAGEKL
- a CDS encoding helix-turn-helix transcriptional regulator, with product MTKTDNYESVWDAIADTPEQAANLRARAELMQKIAAIVEESGWTQAEAAKHCGVTQPRMNDLLRGRVSRFSLDALVNIATASGRQVHVELELA
- a CDS encoding type II toxin-antitoxin system RelE/ParE family toxin, with amino-acid sequence MDAGYQIDKVQHGEQPDDFKPMPSVGKGVEEIRVRDDTGAYRVIYTARLIDRVVVLHVFAKKTQATSMRDIDVAKRRFNELMGDKNDKDR
- a CDS encoding alpha/beta hydrolase, which codes for MTDEFMIANRTIVYEESGEGPLVLLAHGIGDSRHSYRFIAPALTAAGYRVVNIDLRGCGDSSLGWGSYSRSAIASDLVSLVRHLGGPAVIIGHSISGGAATISAATAPDVIAGLIELAPFTRVQSLPLRALAQARRYRRGTIYLVKTIAMGSLTSWRRYLELAYPTKPHDWEYELARIEAKLSEPGRMRVLRAMGRSNPSDAGEQLARVRCPVLVIEGSADPDWSDPGVEGKRIIDALPDGIGELVVLEGRGHYLHAEAPDQVLQLALPFLARVLSRA
- a CDS encoding TetR-like C-terminal domain-containing protein yields the protein MPRARLGSAAVTEAGASLADEIGVGQLSMGLVAERVGVKTPSLYKHVGGLADLTYRIAVLAMGELGDCVRDAAQGRAGTDALIAVARAMRMYVKEHPGRYRATNIVTPGGPEDPFVVASDRLLRSLAAVLHGYRISPAEEIHALRMLRSMLHGFVTLELEDGFRLGVDASESFDWMINTIDHALRFTYDRDGRPSRLK
- a CDS encoding metal-dependent transcriptional regulator, with protein sequence MTIESHPPLEEYLETIWYLREDSIEVIPTRLAERLGRSLPTVTQRLDRLVAEGYLARPSGKQLEFTQQGQKLAEGVVRKHRLAECLLYQVIGLSYVKLHIEAGRWEHAISDEVETLITTLLGNPLRCPHGNPIPYGTGTSLTISAPGIRLNEADIGVPLKLQRITEELEEDEVLMATLVDNQIFPGSELCVHRQDARTLTIDHLGHSVTLDAKSAALLVVDPITRDAS